The following coding sequences lie in one Panicum virgatum strain AP13 chromosome 6N, P.virgatum_v5, whole genome shotgun sequence genomic window:
- the LOC120678532 gene encoding reticulon-like protein B21 isoform X1: MQQQGSGGGTASSTTTSGGRRRVLVRGAAAAATAPAGSGSVWEARMRMDEVKGGVKVFSAGGGDEPADEEGMRVYRRLRRNQSDGNAGAGNGAAAAAKKRRNWKASEPVTAIGDLRKSHSDAMAAVSTTTTTTTAVVARRAVARVTTPEKKIAPVAAAGGEVKEVVVVDVHKAQAEEEPEEELDDDAYGLDDEELEAEEEEKEMLDQDHMAVDKDETALHQVDDDGNKDLEPPTKAGIKSTLSVEDERAANPEPVKPPPEKKLASAIDLRAINPEPMTPPPGEKKTTSIIVHRMTNFEPAKTSPEKKALLATGGRIPKHDPVSNPPIEEYEEIQGRPSQPSRSHERMQNIVNLVMWRDVSKSALVFGLGTFLLISSSYVKDLNFNTITAASYAGLIYLGLRFLRKSILNRGETVDCEDERDSERCYLVGEEEAIWLLRLVLPYINEVLLNLRSLFSGEPATTMKLALLLFAMARCGNFVTLWTLAKLVFFGVFIIPKVCSSYSTQLARYGKFWLDRFRDAWESCSHKKAVVAAVFTLVWNVSSTVARVWAVFMLVVAMKLYQHRMVEFGWSSTVEEGGAAADEAEADDEVHSEEQAAKPSLSRAQGEAQVFGTAAVPRHRRAPVSGEFAKERLRARGGIQPR, encoded by the exons ATGCAGcagcaggggagcggcggcggcacggctagTAGTACCACCaccagcggcggccggaggcgcgTGTTggtgcggggcgcggcggcggcggcaacggcgccCGCGGGGTCGGGGTCGGTGTGGGAGGCGCGGATGAGGATGGACGAGGTCAAGGGCGGCGTCAAGGTCTTCAGCGCCGGGGGCGGGGACGAGCCCGCCGACGAGGAGGGGATGCGGGTGtaccgccgcctgcgccgcaacCAGAGCGACGGGAACGCCGGCGCGGGCAACGGCGCGGCAGCGGCCGCGAAGAAGCGGCGCAACTGGAAGGCGTCCGAGCCGGTCACCGCGATCGGGGACCTCCGCAAGTCGCACTccgacgccatggccgccgtgagtacgacgacgaccaccaccaccgcggTGGTCGCGAGGCGGGCCGTGGCGAGGGTCACCACGCCCGAGAAAAAGATTGCGCCCGTGGCGGCCGCTGGTGGGGAGGTCAAGGAGGTGGTGGTCGTCGACGTGCACAAGGCCCAAGcggaggaggaaccagaggaggagttggacgACGACGCCTACGGATTGGACGACGAGGAGctcgaggcggaggaggaggagaaggagatgcTGGATCAGGATCACATGGCCGTTGACAAGGACGAAACTGCTCTGCACCAAG TGGACGATGACGGCAACAAAGATCTCGAGCCACCGACAAAAG CAGGGATCAAGTCGACGCTGTCGGTGGAAGACGAGAGAGCGGCCAACCCAGAGCCAGTGAAGCCgcctccag AGAAGAAATTAGCTTCCGCCATCGATCTCCGAGCAATCAACCCGGAGCCCATGACCCCTCCTCCAG GGGAGAAGAAGACGACATCGATCATAGTTCACCGCATGACGAACTTCGAGCCGGCAAAAACTTCTCCAG AGAAGAAAGCTTTGCTCGCTACTGGTGGCCGGATTCCGAAGCATGATCCTGTCAGCAATCCTCCCA TTGAAGAGTATGAGGAGATTCAAGGAAGGCCATCTCAACCCAGCAGAAGCCATGAAAGAATGCAAAACATTG TGAATTTGGTGATGTGGAGAGATGTGTCAAAGTCTGCACTGGTGTTTGGATTAGGGACTTTCTTGCTCATCTCGTCCTCCTATGTCAAAGACCTAAATTTCAA CACAATCACGGCAGCGTCATATGCAGGACTAATCTACCTTGGCCTAAGGTTCCTGCGCAAGTCCATACTGAACAG AGGTGAAACTGTGGACTGTGAGGATGAGAGAGACAGCGAGAGGTGCTACCTAgttggggaggaggaggccatctGGCTGCTGAGGCTGGTGCTGCCGTACATCAATGAGGTGCTCCTAAATCTGAGGTCTCTCTTCTCTGGAGAGCCCGCGACAACCATGAAG CTGGCATTGCTACTGTTTGCGATGGCCCGGTGCGGCAACTTTGTCACCCTCTGGACCCTGGCCAAACTGG TGTTCTTTGGGGTCTTCATCATCCCGAAGGTGTGCTCCTCTTACTCCACGCAGCTGGCAAGATACG GCAAGTTTTGGCTGGATAGGTTCAGGGACGCCTGGGAGTCGTGCTCCCACAagaaggcggtggtggcggccgtcTTCACCCTCGTCTGGAACGTCTCCTCAACGGTGGCGCGCGTCTGGGCGGTCTTCATGCTGGTGGTGGCCATGAAACTGTACCAGCATCGCATGGTGGAGTTCGGCTGGAGCAGCACGGTAGAGGAAGGCGGTGCTGCGGCAGACGAAGCGGAAGCAGACGATGAGGTACACAGCGAAGAGCAGGCGGCAAAACCTAGCCTGTCCAGGGCCCAGGGCGAGGCGCAGGTGTTtgggacggcggcggtgccgcgGCATAGACGAGCGCCAGTCTCCGGCGAGTTCGCCAAGGAGAGGCTGAGGGCAAGGGGCGGTATCCAGCCGAGGTGA
- the LOC120678532 gene encoding reticulon-like protein B21 isoform X3, with translation MQQQGSGGGTASSTTTSGGRRRVLVRGAAAAATAPAGSGSVWEARMRMDEVKGGVKVFSAGGGDEPADEEGMRVYRRLRRNQSDGNAGAGNGAAAAAKKRRNWKASEPVTAIGDLRKSHSDAMAAVSTTTTTTTAVVARRAVARVTTPEKKIAPVAAAGGEVKEVVVVDVHKAQAEEEPEEELDDDAYGLDDEELEAEEEEKEMLDQDHMAVDKDETALHQVDDDGNKDLEPPTKAGIKSTLSVEDERAANPEPVKPPPEKKLASAIDLRAINPEPMTPPPGEKKTTSIIVHRMTNFEPAKTSPEKKALLATGGRIPKHDPVSNPPKYEEIQGRPSQPSRSHERMQNIVNLVMWRDVSKSALVFGLGTFLLISSSYVKDLNFNTITAASYAGLIYLGLRFLRKSILNRGETVDCEDERDSERCYLVGEEEAIWLLRLVLPYINEVLLNLRSLFSGEPATTMKLALLLFAMARCGNFVTLWTLAKLVFFGVFIIPKVCSSYSTQLARYGKFWLDRFRDAWESCSHKKAVVAAVFTLVWNVSSTVARVWAVFMLVVAMKLYQHRMVEFGWSSTVEEGGAAADEAEADDEVHSEEQAAKPSLSRAQGEAQVFGTAAVPRHRRAPVSGEFAKERLRARGGIQPR, from the exons ATGCAGcagcaggggagcggcggcggcacggctagTAGTACCACCaccagcggcggccggaggcgcgTGTTggtgcggggcgcggcggcggcggcaacggcgccCGCGGGGTCGGGGTCGGTGTGGGAGGCGCGGATGAGGATGGACGAGGTCAAGGGCGGCGTCAAGGTCTTCAGCGCCGGGGGCGGGGACGAGCCCGCCGACGAGGAGGGGATGCGGGTGtaccgccgcctgcgccgcaacCAGAGCGACGGGAACGCCGGCGCGGGCAACGGCGCGGCAGCGGCCGCGAAGAAGCGGCGCAACTGGAAGGCGTCCGAGCCGGTCACCGCGATCGGGGACCTCCGCAAGTCGCACTccgacgccatggccgccgtgagtacgacgacgaccaccaccaccgcggTGGTCGCGAGGCGGGCCGTGGCGAGGGTCACCACGCCCGAGAAAAAGATTGCGCCCGTGGCGGCCGCTGGTGGGGAGGTCAAGGAGGTGGTGGTCGTCGACGTGCACAAGGCCCAAGcggaggaggaaccagaggaggagttggacgACGACGCCTACGGATTGGACGACGAGGAGctcgaggcggaggaggaggagaaggagatgcTGGATCAGGATCACATGGCCGTTGACAAGGACGAAACTGCTCTGCACCAAG TGGACGATGACGGCAACAAAGATCTCGAGCCACCGACAAAAG CAGGGATCAAGTCGACGCTGTCGGTGGAAGACGAGAGAGCGGCCAACCCAGAGCCAGTGAAGCCgcctccag AGAAGAAATTAGCTTCCGCCATCGATCTCCGAGCAATCAACCCGGAGCCCATGACCCCTCCTCCAG GGGAGAAGAAGACGACATCGATCATAGTTCACCGCATGACGAACTTCGAGCCGGCAAAAACTTCTCCAG AGAAGAAAGCTTTGCTCGCTACTGGTGGCCGGATTCCGAAGCATGATCCTGTCAGCAATCCTCCCA AGTATGAGGAGATTCAAGGAAGGCCATCTCAACCCAGCAGAAGCCATGAAAGAATGCAAAACATTG TGAATTTGGTGATGTGGAGAGATGTGTCAAAGTCTGCACTGGTGTTTGGATTAGGGACTTTCTTGCTCATCTCGTCCTCCTATGTCAAAGACCTAAATTTCAA CACAATCACGGCAGCGTCATATGCAGGACTAATCTACCTTGGCCTAAGGTTCCTGCGCAAGTCCATACTGAACAG AGGTGAAACTGTGGACTGTGAGGATGAGAGAGACAGCGAGAGGTGCTACCTAgttggggaggaggaggccatctGGCTGCTGAGGCTGGTGCTGCCGTACATCAATGAGGTGCTCCTAAATCTGAGGTCTCTCTTCTCTGGAGAGCCCGCGACAACCATGAAG CTGGCATTGCTACTGTTTGCGATGGCCCGGTGCGGCAACTTTGTCACCCTCTGGACCCTGGCCAAACTGG TGTTCTTTGGGGTCTTCATCATCCCGAAGGTGTGCTCCTCTTACTCCACGCAGCTGGCAAGATACG GCAAGTTTTGGCTGGATAGGTTCAGGGACGCCTGGGAGTCGTGCTCCCACAagaaggcggtggtggcggccgtcTTCACCCTCGTCTGGAACGTCTCCTCAACGGTGGCGCGCGTCTGGGCGGTCTTCATGCTGGTGGTGGCCATGAAACTGTACCAGCATCGCATGGTGGAGTTCGGCTGGAGCAGCACGGTAGAGGAAGGCGGTGCTGCGGCAGACGAAGCGGAAGCAGACGATGAGGTACACAGCGAAGAGCAGGCGGCAAAACCTAGCCTGTCCAGGGCCCAGGGCGAGGCGCAGGTGTTtgggacggcggcggtgccgcgGCATAGACGAGCGCCAGTCTCCGGCGAGTTCGCCAAGGAGAGGCTGAGGGCAAGGGGCGGTATCCAGCCGAGGTGA
- the LOC120678532 gene encoding reticulon-like protein B21 isoform X6 gives MQQQGSGGGTASSTTTSGGRRRVLVRGAAAAATAPAGSGSVWEARMRMDEVKGGVKVFSAGGGDEPADEEGMRVYRRLRRNQSDGNAGAGNGAAAAAKKRRNWKASEPVTAIGDLRKSHSDAMAAVSTTTTTTTAVVARRAVARVTTPEKKIAPVAAAGGEVKEVVVVDVHKAQAEEEPEEELDDDAYGLDDEELEAEEEEKEMLDQDHMAVDKDETALHQVDDDGNKDLEPPTKAGIKSTLSVEDERAANPEPVKPPPEKKLASAIDLRAINPEPMTPPPGEKKTTSIIVHRMTNFEPAKTSPEKKALLATGGRIPKHDPVSNPPIEEYEEIQGRPSQPSRSHERMQNIVNLVMWRDVSKSALVFGLGTFLLISSSYVKDLNFNTITAASYAGLIYLGLRFLRKSILNRGETVDCEDERDSERCYLVGEEEAIWLLRLVLPYINEVLLNLRSLFSGEPATTMKLALLLFAMARCGNFVTLWTLAKLVFFGVFIIPKVCSSYSTQLARYGHGLMGMY, from the exons ATGCAGcagcaggggagcggcggcggcacggctagTAGTACCACCaccagcggcggccggaggcgcgTGTTggtgcggggcgcggcggcggcggcaacggcgccCGCGGGGTCGGGGTCGGTGTGGGAGGCGCGGATGAGGATGGACGAGGTCAAGGGCGGCGTCAAGGTCTTCAGCGCCGGGGGCGGGGACGAGCCCGCCGACGAGGAGGGGATGCGGGTGtaccgccgcctgcgccgcaacCAGAGCGACGGGAACGCCGGCGCGGGCAACGGCGCGGCAGCGGCCGCGAAGAAGCGGCGCAACTGGAAGGCGTCCGAGCCGGTCACCGCGATCGGGGACCTCCGCAAGTCGCACTccgacgccatggccgccgtgagtacgacgacgaccaccaccaccgcggTGGTCGCGAGGCGGGCCGTGGCGAGGGTCACCACGCCCGAGAAAAAGATTGCGCCCGTGGCGGCCGCTGGTGGGGAGGTCAAGGAGGTGGTGGTCGTCGACGTGCACAAGGCCCAAGcggaggaggaaccagaggaggagttggacgACGACGCCTACGGATTGGACGACGAGGAGctcgaggcggaggaggaggagaaggagatgcTGGATCAGGATCACATGGCCGTTGACAAGGACGAAACTGCTCTGCACCAAG TGGACGATGACGGCAACAAAGATCTCGAGCCACCGACAAAAG CAGGGATCAAGTCGACGCTGTCGGTGGAAGACGAGAGAGCGGCCAACCCAGAGCCAGTGAAGCCgcctccag AGAAGAAATTAGCTTCCGCCATCGATCTCCGAGCAATCAACCCGGAGCCCATGACCCCTCCTCCAG GGGAGAAGAAGACGACATCGATCATAGTTCACCGCATGACGAACTTCGAGCCGGCAAAAACTTCTCCAG AGAAGAAAGCTTTGCTCGCTACTGGTGGCCGGATTCCGAAGCATGATCCTGTCAGCAATCCTCCCA TTGAAGAGTATGAGGAGATTCAAGGAAGGCCATCTCAACCCAGCAGAAGCCATGAAAGAATGCAAAACATTG TGAATTTGGTGATGTGGAGAGATGTGTCAAAGTCTGCACTGGTGTTTGGATTAGGGACTTTCTTGCTCATCTCGTCCTCCTATGTCAAAGACCTAAATTTCAA CACAATCACGGCAGCGTCATATGCAGGACTAATCTACCTTGGCCTAAGGTTCCTGCGCAAGTCCATACTGAACAG AGGTGAAACTGTGGACTGTGAGGATGAGAGAGACAGCGAGAGGTGCTACCTAgttggggaggaggaggccatctGGCTGCTGAGGCTGGTGCTGCCGTACATCAATGAGGTGCTCCTAAATCTGAGGTCTCTCTTCTCTGGAGAGCCCGCGACAACCATGAAG CTGGCATTGCTACTGTTTGCGATGGCCCGGTGCGGCAACTTTGTCACCCTCTGGACCCTGGCCAAACTGG TGTTCTTTGGGGTCTTCATCATCCCGAAGGTGTGCTCCTCTTACTCCACGCAGCTGGCAAGATACG GTCATGGCCTCATGGGTATGTATTAA
- the LOC120678532 gene encoding reticulon-like protein B21 isoform X2, whose amino-acid sequence MQQQGSGGGTASSTTTSGGRRRVLVRGAAAAATAPAGSGSVWEARMRMDEVKGGVKVFSAGGGDEPADEEGMRVYRRLRRNQSDGNAGAGNGAAAAAKKRRNWKASEPVTAIGDLRKSHSDAMAAVSTTTTTTTAVVARRAVARVTTPEKKIAPVAAAGGEVKEVVVVDVHKAQAEEEPEEELDDDAYGLDDEELEAEEEEKEMLDQDHMAVDKDETALHQVDDDGNKDLEPPTKGIKSTLSVEDERAANPEPVKPPPEKKLASAIDLRAINPEPMTPPPGEKKTTSIIVHRMTNFEPAKTSPEKKALLATGGRIPKHDPVSNPPIEEYEEIQGRPSQPSRSHERMQNIVNLVMWRDVSKSALVFGLGTFLLISSSYVKDLNFNTITAASYAGLIYLGLRFLRKSILNRGETVDCEDERDSERCYLVGEEEAIWLLRLVLPYINEVLLNLRSLFSGEPATTMKLALLLFAMARCGNFVTLWTLAKLVFFGVFIIPKVCSSYSTQLARYGKFWLDRFRDAWESCSHKKAVVAAVFTLVWNVSSTVARVWAVFMLVVAMKLYQHRMVEFGWSSTVEEGGAAADEAEADDEVHSEEQAAKPSLSRAQGEAQVFGTAAVPRHRRAPVSGEFAKERLRARGGIQPR is encoded by the exons ATGCAGcagcaggggagcggcggcggcacggctagTAGTACCACCaccagcggcggccggaggcgcgTGTTggtgcggggcgcggcggcggcggcaacggcgccCGCGGGGTCGGGGTCGGTGTGGGAGGCGCGGATGAGGATGGACGAGGTCAAGGGCGGCGTCAAGGTCTTCAGCGCCGGGGGCGGGGACGAGCCCGCCGACGAGGAGGGGATGCGGGTGtaccgccgcctgcgccgcaacCAGAGCGACGGGAACGCCGGCGCGGGCAACGGCGCGGCAGCGGCCGCGAAGAAGCGGCGCAACTGGAAGGCGTCCGAGCCGGTCACCGCGATCGGGGACCTCCGCAAGTCGCACTccgacgccatggccgccgtgagtacgacgacgaccaccaccaccgcggTGGTCGCGAGGCGGGCCGTGGCGAGGGTCACCACGCCCGAGAAAAAGATTGCGCCCGTGGCGGCCGCTGGTGGGGAGGTCAAGGAGGTGGTGGTCGTCGACGTGCACAAGGCCCAAGcggaggaggaaccagaggaggagttggacgACGACGCCTACGGATTGGACGACGAGGAGctcgaggcggaggaggaggagaaggagatgcTGGATCAGGATCACATGGCCGTTGACAAGGACGAAACTGCTCTGCACCAAG TGGACGATGACGGCAACAAAGATCTCGAGCCACCGACAAAAG GGATCAAGTCGACGCTGTCGGTGGAAGACGAGAGAGCGGCCAACCCAGAGCCAGTGAAGCCgcctccag AGAAGAAATTAGCTTCCGCCATCGATCTCCGAGCAATCAACCCGGAGCCCATGACCCCTCCTCCAG GGGAGAAGAAGACGACATCGATCATAGTTCACCGCATGACGAACTTCGAGCCGGCAAAAACTTCTCCAG AGAAGAAAGCTTTGCTCGCTACTGGTGGCCGGATTCCGAAGCATGATCCTGTCAGCAATCCTCCCA TTGAAGAGTATGAGGAGATTCAAGGAAGGCCATCTCAACCCAGCAGAAGCCATGAAAGAATGCAAAACATTG TGAATTTGGTGATGTGGAGAGATGTGTCAAAGTCTGCACTGGTGTTTGGATTAGGGACTTTCTTGCTCATCTCGTCCTCCTATGTCAAAGACCTAAATTTCAA CACAATCACGGCAGCGTCATATGCAGGACTAATCTACCTTGGCCTAAGGTTCCTGCGCAAGTCCATACTGAACAG AGGTGAAACTGTGGACTGTGAGGATGAGAGAGACAGCGAGAGGTGCTACCTAgttggggaggaggaggccatctGGCTGCTGAGGCTGGTGCTGCCGTACATCAATGAGGTGCTCCTAAATCTGAGGTCTCTCTTCTCTGGAGAGCCCGCGACAACCATGAAG CTGGCATTGCTACTGTTTGCGATGGCCCGGTGCGGCAACTTTGTCACCCTCTGGACCCTGGCCAAACTGG TGTTCTTTGGGGTCTTCATCATCCCGAAGGTGTGCTCCTCTTACTCCACGCAGCTGGCAAGATACG GCAAGTTTTGGCTGGATAGGTTCAGGGACGCCTGGGAGTCGTGCTCCCACAagaaggcggtggtggcggccgtcTTCACCCTCGTCTGGAACGTCTCCTCAACGGTGGCGCGCGTCTGGGCGGTCTTCATGCTGGTGGTGGCCATGAAACTGTACCAGCATCGCATGGTGGAGTTCGGCTGGAGCAGCACGGTAGAGGAAGGCGGTGCTGCGGCAGACGAAGCGGAAGCAGACGATGAGGTACACAGCGAAGAGCAGGCGGCAAAACCTAGCCTGTCCAGGGCCCAGGGCGAGGCGCAGGTGTTtgggacggcggcggtgccgcgGCATAGACGAGCGCCAGTCTCCGGCGAGTTCGCCAAGGAGAGGCTGAGGGCAAGGGGCGGTATCCAGCCGAGGTGA
- the LOC120678532 gene encoding reticulon-like protein B21 isoform X5 produces the protein MQQQGSGGGTASSTTTSGGRRRVLVRGAAAAATAPAGSGSVWEARMRMDEVKGGVKVFSAGGGDEPADEEGMRVYRRLRRNQSDGNAGAGNGAAAAAKKRRNWKASEPVTAIGDLRKSHSDAMAAVSTTTTTTTAVVARRAVARVTTPEKKIAPVAAAGGEVKEVVVVDVHKAQAEEEPEEELDDDAYGLDDEELEAEEEEKEMLDQDHMAVDKDETALHQVDDDGNKDLEPPTKGIKSTLSVEDERAANPEPVKPPPVFLRTSRNAGEKKTTSIIVHRMTNFEPAKTSPEKKALLATGGRIPKHDPVSNPPIEEYEEIQGRPSQPSRSHERMQNIVNLVMWRDVSKSALVFGLGTFLLISSSYVKDLNFNTITAASYAGLIYLGLRFLRKSILNRGETVDCEDERDSERCYLVGEEEAIWLLRLVLPYINEVLLNLRSLFSGEPATTMKLALLLFAMARCGNFVTLWTLAKLVFFGVFIIPKVCSSYSTQLARYGKFWLDRFRDAWESCSHKKAVVAAVFTLVWNVSSTVARVWAVFMLVVAMKLYQHRMVEFGWSSTVEEGGAAADEAEADDEVHSEEQAAKPSLSRAQGEAQVFGTAAVPRHRRAPVSGEFAKERLRARGGIQPR, from the exons ATGCAGcagcaggggagcggcggcggcacggctagTAGTACCACCaccagcggcggccggaggcgcgTGTTggtgcggggcgcggcggcggcggcaacggcgccCGCGGGGTCGGGGTCGGTGTGGGAGGCGCGGATGAGGATGGACGAGGTCAAGGGCGGCGTCAAGGTCTTCAGCGCCGGGGGCGGGGACGAGCCCGCCGACGAGGAGGGGATGCGGGTGtaccgccgcctgcgccgcaacCAGAGCGACGGGAACGCCGGCGCGGGCAACGGCGCGGCAGCGGCCGCGAAGAAGCGGCGCAACTGGAAGGCGTCCGAGCCGGTCACCGCGATCGGGGACCTCCGCAAGTCGCACTccgacgccatggccgccgtgagtacgacgacgaccaccaccaccgcggTGGTCGCGAGGCGGGCCGTGGCGAGGGTCACCACGCCCGAGAAAAAGATTGCGCCCGTGGCGGCCGCTGGTGGGGAGGTCAAGGAGGTGGTGGTCGTCGACGTGCACAAGGCCCAAGcggaggaggaaccagaggaggagttggacgACGACGCCTACGGATTGGACGACGAGGAGctcgaggcggaggaggaggagaaggagatgcTGGATCAGGATCACATGGCCGTTGACAAGGACGAAACTGCTCTGCACCAAG TGGACGATGACGGCAACAAAGATCTCGAGCCACCGACAAAAG GGATCAAGTCGACGCTGTCGGTGGAAGACGAGAGAGCGGCCAACCCAGAGCCAGTGAAGCCgcctccag TGTTCCTTCGAACCTCCCGAAACGCAGGGGAGAAGAAGACGACATCGATCATAGTTCACCGCATGACGAACTTCGAGCCGGCAAAAACTTCTCCAG AGAAGAAAGCTTTGCTCGCTACTGGTGGCCGGATTCCGAAGCATGATCCTGTCAGCAATCCTCCCA TTGAAGAGTATGAGGAGATTCAAGGAAGGCCATCTCAACCCAGCAGAAGCCATGAAAGAATGCAAAACATTG TGAATTTGGTGATGTGGAGAGATGTGTCAAAGTCTGCACTGGTGTTTGGATTAGGGACTTTCTTGCTCATCTCGTCCTCCTATGTCAAAGACCTAAATTTCAA CACAATCACGGCAGCGTCATATGCAGGACTAATCTACCTTGGCCTAAGGTTCCTGCGCAAGTCCATACTGAACAG AGGTGAAACTGTGGACTGTGAGGATGAGAGAGACAGCGAGAGGTGCTACCTAgttggggaggaggaggccatctGGCTGCTGAGGCTGGTGCTGCCGTACATCAATGAGGTGCTCCTAAATCTGAGGTCTCTCTTCTCTGGAGAGCCCGCGACAACCATGAAG CTGGCATTGCTACTGTTTGCGATGGCCCGGTGCGGCAACTTTGTCACCCTCTGGACCCTGGCCAAACTGG TGTTCTTTGGGGTCTTCATCATCCCGAAGGTGTGCTCCTCTTACTCCACGCAGCTGGCAAGATACG GCAAGTTTTGGCTGGATAGGTTCAGGGACGCCTGGGAGTCGTGCTCCCACAagaaggcggtggtggcggccgtcTTCACCCTCGTCTGGAACGTCTCCTCAACGGTGGCGCGCGTCTGGGCGGTCTTCATGCTGGTGGTGGCCATGAAACTGTACCAGCATCGCATGGTGGAGTTCGGCTGGAGCAGCACGGTAGAGGAAGGCGGTGCTGCGGCAGACGAAGCGGAAGCAGACGATGAGGTACACAGCGAAGAGCAGGCGGCAAAACCTAGCCTGTCCAGGGCCCAGGGCGAGGCGCAGGTGTTtgggacggcggcggtgccgcgGCATAGACGAGCGCCAGTCTCCGGCGAGTTCGCCAAGGAGAGGCTGAGGGCAAGGGGCGGTATCCAGCCGAGGTGA